In Podospora pseudoanserina strain CBS 124.78 chromosome 5, whole genome shotgun sequence, a single window of DNA contains:
- a CDS encoding hypothetical protein (EggNog:ENOG503PMPI), which produces MSTSTVITDFLMQVWRYTPRGWNYKDNEGTAQFLAQNCDLKGWTVHPTSLTSIHDQDSFVPLEVNFRFKGSVVKGARRVYDHLADLRELFEAVLPSKIEEFFLAKQQNSTAHHMVLVPVGKISPEVVHKNTRIRILRSLEVRTSTVVERNLITPIDMCNLALEVVRGSAIGADLATMVRTLPAKWMMGSSMVQEFDKLRKSIQMNQPEVNGPLKTVEDVTNAWNKAEPCLDLMSTIIRHIEDCLDLSRIPKQKDIPPQQLYETMLGLRNATIFFSAYEDQMLSIAAATPTILRPPNGAKTVVGATATAVMVAAALMVYTFFTGGTGLIIAGGASGAILGGGATAGIGAWKRNKHASLCESFSRSIINLGKALTDANICLAATYSSQVLQFPLHSSHCASGQRDEILRQLGVDTRQLKREAYQRPALEKNLETVLNMYNEFLVARAQVQKEARVRTRQGLTPNSPAQPPQGLQIRSAPRPQNPKPVVSKQRAIGSISTPSARLNPRQPQPRGASPVAVNQGAPGQQRQQQQRKQPVSLPAAPSQQASGSQPRPLPIQLNNDIPSPQSRPSKNAGSSRQSQQSKTGPLTGQSRVNPAGPARSAPKMKGSTTGD; this is translated from the exons ATGTCTACCAGCACCGTCATCACCGACTTTCTGATGCAGGTGTGGAGGTACACTCCCAGAGGATGGAACTACAAGGACAATGAAGGGACAGCTCAATTCTTGGCGCAGAATTGCGACCTGAAAGGTTGGACAGTGCACCCTACTTCACTCACCAGCATCCACGACCAAGACAGCTTCGTTCCTCTGGAAGTAAACTTCCGGTTTAAAGGATCAGTTGTGAAAGGGGCCCGCCGCGTTTACGATCACTTGGCTGATCTCAGGGAACTTTTTGAGGCTGTGCTCCCTTCCAAGATTGAGGAATTCTTTCTtgccaaacaacaaaacTCGACGGCACACCACATGGTGTTGGTGCCTGTCGGCAAGATTTCGCCGGAGGTCGTACACAAGAATACCCGTATCAGGATCCTGAGGTCTCTAGAAGTCCGGACGAGCACGGTTGTGGAACGAAATCTGATTACGCCAATTGATAT GTGCAATCTTGCGTTAGAAGTTGTGCGCGGGTCTGCAATAGGTGCCGATCTAGCGACTATGGTGCGCACGCTTCCGGCCAagtggatgatggggtcatCAATGGTTCAGGAGTTTGATAAGCTTCGTAAGTCGATACAAATGAATCAACCTGAGGTCAACGGACCACTCAAGACGGTCGAGGACGTCACCAACGCCTGGAACAAGGCGGAGCCCTGCCTTGACCTCATGTCCACCATAATCCGCCACATTGAAGACTGCTTGGACTTGAGCCGAATTCCCAAACAAAAGG ATATCCCACCCCAGCAACTTTACGAGACGATGCTAGGGCTCCGGAATGCAACCATTTTCTTCTCTGCGTATGAGGACCAAATGTTGAGCATCGCCGCCGCAACCCCGACCATTCTAAGGCCACCAAATGGAGCCAAGACCGTGGTCGGAGCTACTGCAACAGCAGTTATGGTCGCCGCTGCTTTGATGGTTTATACATTCTTTACAGGAGGCACTGGCCTTATCATTGCCGGCGGTGCGTCAGGCGCTATTCTAGGAGGCGGCGCAACAGCGGGCATCGGAGCGTGGAAACGCAACAAACATGCCTCCTTGTGTGAAAGTT TTAGCCggagcatcatcaaccttgGCAAGGCGCTCACAGATGCCAACATTTGCTTAGCAGCAACCTACAGCTCTCAGGTTCTGCAGTTTCCTTTGCATTCGTCGCATTGTGCATCCGGTCAGCGTGACGAGATCCTTCGACAGTTAGGCGTAGATACCCGGCAGTTGAAGAGAGAAGCTTACCAGCGCCCGGCACTTGAAAAGAACCTAGAGACAGTTTTGAACATGTACAACGAATTCCTCGTCGCGAGAGCTCAAGTGCAAAAAGAAGCCCGTGTCAGAACTAGACAAGGACTCACTCCGAATTCTCCCGCTCAACCGCCGCAGGGGCTCCAGATTCGTTCGGCTCCTAGGCCGCAAAACCCTAAGCCCGTAGTATCCAAACAGCGGGCCATTGGTTCCATATCGACGCCATCAGCACGGTTGAACCCCCGTCAGCCTCAGCCACGAGGAGCTTCGCCGGTAGCTGTCAATCAAGGCGCCCCCGGTCAGCAacgtcaacagcagcagcgaaaACAACCCGTTTCCTTGCCGGCGGCACCAAGTCAACAGGCCTCTGGTTCACAACCGCGGCCTCTGCCAATCCAGTTAAATAACGACATCCCATCTCCTCAAAGTCGACCGTCAAAGAACGCCGGCTCATCTCGTCAAAGCCAACAGTCAAAGACAGGCCCCTTGACCGGTCAAAGCCGAGTGAACCCTGCAGGCCCAGCTCGATCAGCACCAAAGATGAAGGGCTCAACCACTGGTGATTAA
- a CDS encoding hypothetical protein (EggNog:ENOG503P17C; COG:S): MEQEFAELKKQVETLQKELSRVSDEAEVRKTHFKYGYYLDKCLYNEVVDMFSDHPDAYVEFLGGRYRGKAGIARLYQGRFQQSFVNGRNGPVEGWLLDHLMMQEIVDVDSTGKHAWCRMRALMQAGTHESIEEYYPRGHRQWWEGGLYENEYIKEDGVWKLFRYRYFPFWHAEHEKGWSHTKKEYIPFARSTFPENPDGPDELVEQRSLWPDTRVVPFHYPNPVTGKRVKPDDLRAPRYGEPVETSEPALVLDLPKDQKREGAEMREPKVGEKVLPELVQFKAE; this comes from the exons ATGGAGCAAGAATTCGCGGAACTCAAGAAGCAGGTCGAAACGCTGCAGAAGGAGCTCAGCCGGGTTTCAG ACGAGGCCGAAGTCCGCAAAACCCACTTCAAGTATGGCTACTATCTCGACAAGTGTCTCTACAACGAG GTAGTTGATATGTTCTCCGACCACCCCGACGCCTATGTCGAGTTTCTCGGCGGCCGCTACCGCGGCAAAGCCGGCATCGCCCGCCTCTACCAGGGCCGTTTCCAACAATCCTTTGTCAATGGCCGCAACGGCCCAGTCGAAGGCTGGCTATTGGACCACCTCATGATGCAAGAGATTGTCGACGTCGACTCCACTGGGAAACACGCCTGGTGTCGGATGCGTGCACTCATGCAAGCTGGCACACATGAGTCGATTGAGGAGTATTACCC CCGCGGGCATCGTcagtggtgggaggggggtctCTACGAGAACGAGTACATCAAGGAGGATGGAGTGTGGAAGCTGTTTAGGTACCGGTACTTCCCCTTTTGGCATGCAGAGCACGAGAAGGGGTGGAGCCACACGAAGAAAGAGTACATCCCTTTTGCGAGGTCCACATTTCCTGAGAACCCTGATGGGCCGGATGAGCTCGTCGAGCAGAGGAGCTTGTGGCCGGACACACGGGTGGTCCCCTTCCATTACCCAAATCCCGTAACTGGGAAAAGGGTAAAGCCTGATGATCTCAGGGCCCCGCGGTATGGGGAGCCGGTGGAGACGAGTGAGCCTGCGCTGGTGTTGGATCTGCCGAAGGATcagaagagagagggggcGGAGATGAGGGAACCcaaggtgggggagaaggtctTGCCTGAGCTGGTCCAATTCAAGGCAGAATAA
- the RCO1_2 gene encoding transcriptional regulatory protein rco1 (EggNog:ENOG503NYJ4; COG:Q): MAHIFHLAPHIDTSPNYSNNELTSPEKVAFPKTDAFRSMNAPSRFEGSVFNLEVTGTIPPDISGTFYRVQPDHRFPPLYEDDIHFNGDGSVTAIRIANGHADFQQKYVETDRYKHETAARRSLFGKYRNPYTDNESVKGVIRTASNTNIVFWRGMLLAMKEDGPPFAMDPDTLETLGRYDFEGQILSPTFCAHPKFDPDTGEMVCFAYECGGDGADCGVDVAVWTVDMDGKKTQEGWYKAPFAGMIHDAGLTKNYLVLALTPIKMKLERLKQGKNKFAWDPEEDQWYAVVPRRGTGDPGEITWFRGDNAFHGHVAGAYELASGEIVFDLTVADGNVFFFFPPDKNVTPSADSIAKRNKLSSPTTRWIFDPKAKKSAIRTPEAGDSDVWVADERVKPAVVWLTNGEFSRIDDRYVTKPYRHFWQAVVDPTRPYDFAKLGPPAGGLFNSLGHYAWGPEHYHTGSTTSSVTNGETKKEKAGLEDVYFPGPTMTFQEPTFIPKEEGAEGEGYLIALLNHLDVLRNDVLIFDAQNLSQGPLAVIHLPLKLKLGLHGNWVDNKDIEEWKARREATGDVGPVKVASEPLPWQKKFQSGQANGQERSF, encoded by the exons ATGGCACACATCTTCCACCTTGCCCCCCACATCgacacctccccaaactaCAGCAACAATGAGCTCACCTCCCCAGAAAAGGTCGCCTTCCCTAAAACAGACGCCTTCCGGTCTATGAACGCCCCCTCGAGGTTCGAAGGCTCCGTCTTCAACCTCGAAGTCACCGGCACCATCCCACCCGACATCTCCGGCACGTTTTACCGCGTTCAGCCTGACCACCGCTTTCCCCCTTTGTACGAAGACGACATCCATTTCAACGGCGACGGCTCCGTAACCGCCATCCGCATCGCCAACGGCCACGCCGACTTCCAGCAAAAGTATGTCGAGACCGATCGATACAAACACGAGACCGCCGCGAGGAGGTCGCTGTTTGGGAAGTACCGCAACCCCTACACAGACAATGAATCTGTCAAGGGCGTCATCCGCACCGCTTCAAACACCAATATTGTTTTCTGGAGGGGGATGCTGCTTGCCATGAAGGAGGATGGGCCCCCCTTCGCGATGGACCCCGACACACTCGAGACGTTGGGACGGTATGACTTTGAAGGGCAAATCCTTTCCCCTACTTTTTGTGCGCATCCAAAGTTTGACCCTGATACGGGGGAGATGGTCTGCTTTGCTTATgaatgtggtggtgacggggcGGATTGCGGGGTTGATGTGGCTGTTTGGACGGTGGATatggatgggaagaagaCGCAGGAGGGGTGGTATAAAGCCCCGTTTGCGGGTATGATTCATGATGCTGGGTTGACGAAGAATTATCTCGTTTTAGCGTTGACCCCGATCAAGATGAAGTTGGAGAGACTGAAGCAGGGAAAGAATAAATTTGCGTGGGACCCGGAGGAGGATCAGTGGTATGCCGTGGTcccgaggagggggacagGGGATCCTGGAGAGATTACCTGGTTTAGAGGTGACAACG CTTTCCATGGACATGTTGCCGGCGCGTATGAGCTAGCCTCAGGAGAAATAGTCTTTGACTTGACGGTTGCCGATGGAAacgttttcttcttcttcccaccagACAAGAACGTCACACCCTCCGCGGACAGCATTGCGAAGAGAAACAAGCTCAGCTCGCCAACCACGCGATGGATCTTTGATCCCAAGGCCAAAAAGTCGGCTATCCGGACACCTGAGGCAGGGGATTCTGACGTTTGGGTGGCGGATGAGCGTGTCAAACCAGCGGTTGTTTGGCTGACCAACGGGGAGTTCTCACGAATCGATGATCGGTATGTAACCAAGCCCTACCGTCACTTCTGGCAAGCCGTCGTAGATCCGACAAGACCGTACGACTTTGCCAAGTTGGGACCGCCTGCCGGCGGGTTGTTCAATTCTCTGGGCCACTACGCATGGGGACCCGAGCATTACCACACCggctcaacaacatcatctgTGACAAACGGAGAGaccaagaaagaaaaggctgGCTTGGAGGACGTGTACTTTCCTGGGCCAACCATGACCTTCCAAGAGCCGACCTTCATCCcaaaggaagaaggggcgGAAGGCGAGGGATACCTCATCGCGCTGCTGAATCACTTGGATGTGCTGAGAAATGATGTTTTGATCTTTGACGCACAGAACTTGAGCCAAGGTCCGCTTGCGGTGATTCACCTGCCGTTGAAGCTCAAATTGGGGTTGCATGGTAACTGGGTCGATAACAAGGACATCGAGGAGTGGAAGGCAAGGAGAGAGGCAACTGGCGATGTTGGGCCGGTGAAGGTGGCTAGTGAACCACTACCATGGCAGAAGAAGTTCCAGTCAGGGCAGGCAAATGGCCAAGAGAGGAGCTTTTAA
- a CDS encoding hypothetical protein (COG:Q; EggNog:ENOG503NVSD) — protein MTSSPQQPLTFLITGCSSGFGLLLSRLVLDQGHNLIATSRSPSRTREVVDEILSHPGAGTRQWLELDVDDPVRCHELINDLETSNGTAIDVLVNNAGFCILGPAELLEEDELKEMMDTMYFGPTRLARLVLPFMRQRKKGVIVNMSSGAGLEGRESMAGYAAAKAALDGFSKVLATEVAPLGVRVLTVQLGAFDHTSIGDNARAARQYRQGDVPTEYVGSVADQITKTLAGGKLATVADGDSKKAAKAVYDVIVGEGVGFGKEKERMLPLGRDLDKRLREVIGGYQHALDVFGDICNKVHKD, from the exons ATGACCAGCTCTCCGCAACAACCTTTGACCTTCCTCATCACTGGTTGTTCCTCAGGTTTTGGTCTTCTGCTCTCCAGGCTTGTCCTTGACCAAGGCCACAACCTCATCGCCACCTCCCGTTCTCCCTCGAGAACTCGCGAAGTCGTCGACGAGATTCTTTCCCACCCCGGTGCCGGAACCCGTCAGTGGCTGGAACTCGATGTCGACGACCCAGTGAGATGCCACGAGCTCATCAACGACCTGGAAACCTCCAACGGTACCGCCATTGATGTACTGGTCAACAATGCTGGCTTCTGCATCCTTGGCCCTGCGGAGCTgctggaagaagacgagTTGAAAGAGATGATGGACACAATGTACTTTGGTCCCACTCGTCTTGCACGGCTTGTTCTTCCGTTCATGAGACAGCGGAAGAAGGGTGTGATTGTGAATATGAGTAGTGGGGCTGGGTtggaaggaagagagagcaTGGCTGGCTATGCGGCTGCTAAGGCGGCGCTGGATG GATTCTCCAAGGTTCTCGCTACAGAGGTTGCGCCGTTAGGTGTTAGAGTATTGACGGTTCAGTTGGGAGCTTTTGATCATACATCTATAGGCGACAACGCCAGGGCTGCAAGACAATATCGGCAGGGGGATGTGCCTACTGAATATGTTGGGTCAGTGGCCGACCAAATTACCAAGACCCTGGCTGGAGGCAAGTTGGCCACTGTGGCAGATGGTGATTCAAAGAAAGCTGCCAAGGCAGTCTATGATGTTattgttggtgagggggtgggttttggaaaagaaaaggaacgAATGTTGCCTCTGGGAAGAGACCTCGATAAAAGACTCAGGGAGGTTATCGGGGGGTATCAGCATGCCCTGGACGTTTTTGGGGACATCTGTAACAAGGTTCACAAAGATTGA
- a CDS encoding hypothetical protein (EggNog:ENOG503PFBH; COG:S), producing MKRGVALLSAFGWLQLTSAGCCRSNKCLQDITNPLFDGPQDCLSLLAVTITPEASTVTETVTEVPTMSWVETVVFTESVTSILVTETELQTVGITTTADTETVVVTVTQTIVATDTSLQTLTTTVAPASTRIYARAAETELSPSMPSYATANCPSWEKYVKACKCAGVTATTITAEGLSATTLTSTFTDTAAIISVPTTISITTTVVESAVTTVTDTETSTALVTDTVSSTLTVDTPSTVTITQTIVETVSPQASCKPGPQVFKAFAFEAGTTPVYYIYANLLNGLTGGINWQGSSSSTAASVQNKYIWSIDQNGYLGLAYNVPPYTYSYKAYMSTASPGSNWPQVNTATSVDAQIAGGAAISKIKGCINSLTGELTLSVAGRKNILWCGQQMWMSAGLGEDINRGTCIQMFPKVISL from the coding sequence ATGAAGCGGGGAGTTGCCCTCTTATCGGCTTTCGGCTGGCTGCAGCTAACATCTGCTGGATGCTGTCGGTCAAACAAATGTTTGCAAGACATCACCAATCCTCTGTTCGATGGCCCGCAGGATTGCTTGTCGCTTCTTGCTGTCACCATCACGCCAGAGGCCAGCACAGTGACCGAAACGGTGACCGAAGTTCCTACAATGAGCTGGGTTGAGACGGTCGTTTTCACTGAATCGGTGACATCCATTCTTGTAACAGAGACAGAACTGCAAACCGTTGGTATTACCACAACGGCCGACACCGAGACGGTTGTGGTCACCGTCACCCAAACCATTGTGGCAACCGACACCAGCCTTCAGACCTTAACCACCACGGTCGCTCCGGCGTCGACTCGCATCTATGCTCGTGCTGCCGAGACCGAGCTGTCTCCCTCCATGCCCTCATATGCCACGGCAAACTGCCCTTCGTGGGAGAAGTACGTCAAGGCGTGCAAATGCGCGGGCGTTACggcaaccaccatcaccgccgaaGGCCTGTCAGCCACCACTCTGACCTCCACTTTCACCGACACAGCGGCCATCATCTCCGTTCCCACCACGATCTccattaccaccaccgtcgTTGAGTCCGCCGTCACCACCGTGACCGACACCGAGACAAGCACCGCGCTGGTCACCGACActgtctcctccaccttgacaGTAGACACCCCCTCGACCGTCACAATCACCCAAACCATCGTCGAGACCGTCTCCCCACAAGCAAGCTGCAAGCCCGGCCCCCAAGTCTTCAAAGCCTTTGCTTTCGAGGCAGGCACCACTCCCGTATACTACATCTacgccaacctcctcaacggccTCACTGGCGGCATCAACTGGCAAGGATCTAGCAGCTCCACAGCCGCCAGCGTtcaaaataaatatatatgGTCGATCGATCAGAATGGCTACCTCGGTCTGGCGTACAACGTCCCTCCTTACACTTATTCCTACAAGGCGTACATGAGCACGGCGTCTCCAGGGAGCAACTGGCCGCAGGTCAACACTGCTACGTCGGTGGATGCGCAGATTGCAGGCGGAGCTGCCATTTCAAAGATCAAGGGATGTATCAACTCGTTGACGGGCGAGTTGACCCTCTCGGTTGCTGGGCGGAAAAACATTTTGTGGTGCGGGCAGCAGATGTGGATgtcggctgggttgggggaggacaTTAATCGGGGGACCTGTATACAAATGTTTCCGAAGGTGATTTCTTTGTAG